The genomic window CGTGACAACACCCACCAAAGGGGTGCTCTCTACGCTGTGATACGACTCTTTGACGCACCCTTCCCTAACTTGCTAATCACGCGCATCtggagtatgtatgtatgtgtgcCCCGGTTGCCTGGCTTGCTGTCGACACACGCGGCAGTTTCGGCCGGGACCAGCCTTACCAAGGATAACGGCCTGGAGTTGCGCACCTGTCAAGGGTTTGTATCGAAAACGCACCCGAAGGTCTGACCAACGTTTTGCGCGAGGTATAAATTGTCATGGCGAGCATCAAGTGGACCAGTCAGGCCGTCATCGCTTGGTGAACCAACTAGGAGCATCACTCAAACCAAGCAATTTAAGGCGCCACACCCTCGTTTCCGGGCTTCGGTCCGCCTCCCGTAGGGCCTCAAACACCGTCCGGCCCATTCATATGCCCTGGGGCTTTGGGAATCCATTTCAGAGCCACATCCTTTGCGCTGGAGGACCAGGACCCTGTTCCGCAGCGAAGCAAAACAGAACCCGGGCGAGCGGGCAACAACTGTCGGGAAACCACTAGTACCAGTACTATTACATTAGCTTACCATGTGGATAGTTCACCCTGGTCTCTCCCTGTCATGTCGTTGTGGTGGATCATGAGCTGGGTTTGACAAGCAAGCACTTCATCTCCACCATCATTGTTTGTTGTCATTAATACCGAAACTGCTGCCTCGTACGCCTGTCTCCCCGCCCCCTTTTCTGAACCTGCTACTACCAGTACTGAAAAGCAGAAGTCGGAGCAGCTATATACTacaactacctaggtagtagtACGTACTCGTTGATACACTGCACCATGCGTGGtaacgtactccgtacgcaggTCAACAACTACCACGTCCGGTTGAGCCGCATGGCTGACTGTGCCTCGACCGATTCGAGCTGGTTGCAAAAATCAAACTCTACCAGTATGTGTGCCGTTGGGGGTGAAGTTTGGGTTGCTGATCGGCTTCTTGGACGGCGAGAACCCAATATCTTGTGGGTGTGGTGTGCCCTGTCAATGCCCAACATGCTGTGTTCTTTTTAGTTCATGGCAATGGTGTCATTGTGCCGTATAGCAACTCCGCACGTATCCGGACCCCATATGCTCTGTTCTCGCGCGCCTCATCTGCCGCAGAGGGCTTCGTCAGAGGCTGAGTCTGAGGCGTGAAATATCGAGGTCCGAGAACTTCAAGCCGAACCTGTTGCAGTCTCTCTCCCCGCAGACTGGTACCGGCCTCCTGGAAGCCTGGTCAGTGCAAGCATGGTACATACGGCGGACGGCGGACCATGTCGGCAATCATGGAGCCATCaactctactccgtagaagcTGTGTCATAAGAGAAGAGACATCGTCGCCCATGTAcaatatgtacatatgtactgtaCATCCGACATAACTACAACATACTCCCTCCTGGGCAGTCCCAGTTCCCGAGTGCTGGGTTGGCGCCAGCTAATGCATCCTCCCCATCACTTCACCCTGGTCCCGGCAATGGACGCCCCTGTCGCCGctccctcgccgccggcctgccGGTTGACGGATGATGGATTGACCATTCAAATGTTGGCCTTGGTATGGTTTGCTTGCGCTATGAGGACGCTGTAGCTGATACGGAGCAGAGAGGCTTTCGTACTTTTATCGACTTTCCCGCTCACACGCCACGCCCACCACCGAGGATGTGACCCCCGTCCGTCAACGACCCATCAACGCCGCCCATCGTGGCTCGAACCAACTTGGTTAATTCCAGACGTCAGAGCACGGTGCAGTGATGGGTATCTATCCGTGTCAGTCCCCTTGTTCAAGGCAACATGGGCGACATGGGCGACAGGAACAGCGTGAGAGACTTTCAACCCGGGGCTGAAGGACTTTTCCCGGAATCGCATTGTGCACCCGCACCCCCCCGCCATCTCATCGAACGgagaggaaaaaagaaacgagCCAGACAGAGTCGTCAGAGTCCCCAGAGTCCCCTTGTGAAATTACCGAGCTCCAAGGTTTTTCCTCATGTCCCTGAGCTTGGAGCCATTGCATGTTGTAGTTCCTTCTTCGGTATTGGACCCAGCGTCGAGCCCGACTTTCTCGTCATAATCTTCCCCTTTTCTCCCATCCTCATATTTCACCCAATGCAGTCTCCCGCGACAACACATTCTGTACAAGCTACAAGCCCTCCAGCACTTTCCAGCCTTCTATACGTCCACGTCTGCTGTCCTCAAGGTCGAGCTTCACACAAACCTGGTCTGACGACAGCTCGCGACCAAGCACCCGTTGTGTCGCGTCTCCCACAAAGTAACACCATATATCTTCTCGCTACCTCCTCACGCCTCATCTTGCCTACGACATTCCTCACTCGTCTCACTGGTGCATACATCGAGAGAATATATAAGACCTAAAAGACACCCGAAGAGGCACGGTACTGCGTCTCCCAAAACTTCTGAGACCCCGGCCGCTGTCGCAATCTAGGCAGACCCCACGCTGTGTCTGACTTCTTCCATCAGTTTCATGCCAGTCTCTCACCTGATTTATTGCCCATAAGCTTTCATATACTCTCTTGCGTTAGGCAGTCCTGAGAGAACTGGGAATTTCGTCTTAACATCCTCCACTCTATACTTGGCTGCCTCTGTCGCCCAAACCGTATCGATGATGGCCCCATCGCCTACTTACAGCTCGAGCGGTTCTAGCGGCTCCTCTGGCTCGAGCACCTGCCCATGGCAGGAGAGATTAGAAGGTTAAAAATACCATcactctttttttgtttacAACATTCAACTAAGTGTCTCTTCTAGAGTTTTGTCGCGATGCGCAGCTGATGCCCCCTGTTTTCCAAATTGTTTCTGACCGCCGAGGTATGATGCGCCCCACGACATCTCAGTTTGTCACCACGAATGTCCGGGTACTGATCCATGACGCCTCTCAGGTGGACGAACTGCATGGTCAAGCAGAGTAACTGTGCATGGTCAGACCCTAGCCGCGAGATATTGGTACGACGGCAAGAACCTAAATAACGCCAGAGAAGACGCCGCAGAATGCGCAGTCAATTGGCTCGTCACAGCCTCTAGTCAATCCACCAACCAGCCCTGGGTTAATTGGTGATGGATTCTCGCTCActcatcggcatcgtctCACTAAAACCATCCCCGTCCAAGTTTTGAGGTCGATTCTTTTGGTTATTTTTttccttcgatatcagtGTTTTGTTGTGTCTTCATCCAATAGCTTGAATTTGCTTTCAGCATTTCGGTCGAGATTGGAGTTATAATGGTGATGGAATTGTGCCTCTCGGCACCGGGAATGGACAACACACCATGGGAACGGCGCCAgggattttctttttttttgttcttttcttgttcCAAAGGAAAATGGAAAACAATACCAACAGATGACATGACCTATTTATGTTGAAGCACTATTGTCCAGTTATCTGCTTAGTAGCACGTTTTGGGGGAAGCGACAAACAATGGCTATTTTTCTTATTCTTTTTGATTGGCATCTCCGACCTCAATAGGGCAAAGCAAAAGAAAGCGAACCATTTTAAAAACCAGATGTATTGATACATGGGACATTGGGTAAAGGATCGGCTTAGTATGATTTGGCGCAAATTCAGAACTGAATATAAGTATGACTTCATCACCACAAATACCTTTCACCGGAAAGGAATACAATGCTGACATGGATtgaatataaaaaaaaaatgtcgCAAAGTTGTAGGCCGTTACGGATTGAAAGGGCGGCTCGAGTCGCTTCCTGTGGTACTGAGTAGGAAGAGGTGAACTCAGGAAGTATTCAGTCTCTTCTTGAGTCCGATAGAGGGTGTTGAGGATTTCCTAAAAGAGAATATTGCAAGTATCCTGGTTTACATAAGAGAAGATTGGCTTTGGCGATATATTTTCACGTAAGCCTCTCTTATTTGTATCTTGATATGCTTGGTTGGAGATGGGATTCGGCTAAGTCGCTAAGGACGTAGTTCATGGTGGGCCTTTGGGGGAAAGGGTGATTATGTAATACATGCGCATGAGCCGGACCGGTCTTGTTCCGACAACTACTGTTCAGCTGCTGTAAATTTCGTCGCGATATTCTAGTTGTCACGCGAAAAGCACGGGTTCTTGGAACCTACTCCAGAACAGGTCGGAGGGTCATCATGTctccgaggacgaggttATTGGGGGCATGCAGAGCTCTAGCTGTGTGCACAAGACCAGTTGCTCAACATGGCAGGGAATCTTTCCGACCTGCAACGAGTGTCTTTCGATCATTTTCGACCGATGCCAATGGACATCCAACGACTTCCAGAGATGCGGCAAGAAATGAAAATATATCATCAACCTTGAAGGTCAATGCATCAGCTACGAATTTTGGCAAGCAACCAACCCCTCCTACGCCACAAGTGAGATTCTTCCCCTATACTCGAGATATTTAGGAAACGTGTTGACAATTAGGCAACCAGACAAGCCAAGGTCCCGATAATCTACATATAGATACTTTGAGCGATGCAGCTTTGGAGCAAATTCTATACGGCGGCCGACCCACGACTAGTGAGACAGAGGGGGGGTTGACAGcagctcaagaagaagcactCTACCGAGAAGGCACCATTCCCACCCCGgcggaagcggaagcggAAGCGCTCATCGCCAGGTCCCAAGCATCTGAACCAGCACAGTTGTCTATAGGCCAAGGTGGCGATATCCAAAATCCAGGCCACAAATTCGGGCTGCCCAGGAAGCCTTACCCGGAAGGTTTCAATCTGAAGCAAAGATATCACCCGGTCCTGGAGCAGCTCACTCGGCTGCTTATGCGAGATGGCAAACTTAGTGTTGCTCAAAGAGTATGTAATATCTCTACTAATAGGGCTCAGCATGGCGGCGAATTACTCACTCCAGCTCTCTGCAGAACGTCGCGACGGTAATGAACTTTCTCCGAACGGCTCCGGCTCCCATCTACAGTCCGAAGTTCCCACTCCTACCTGGCACACCGCCGGCCTCCCACCTACCATTGAATCCTGTTCTCTACATCACAATCGCCATCGACTCGGTAGCGCCGTTACTCAAAGTGCGGAATATCGCgggtgccggcggcggcggtcggGCGCTCGAACTGCCCGTACCTCTGGCGGTTCGGCAACGAAGGCGGATGGCGGTCAAGTGGATCCTGGATGTGATTGAGAAGAAGCCCTCCAAGGGCAGCGGCAAGAACCAGTTCCCCCACCGGATTGCAGAGGAGAtcattgccgtggtggaaGGACGATCAAGCGTGTGGGAAAAGAGGAAGCAAGTTCACAAGCTGGGCACAGCTGCCCGAGCCAACGTCAGCTCCAAGAAGCTCAAagtcaagaagaagatgtaAAGAAACGTAGCAGCCCGCTGCTTAGTTTGTATATTACCTTGTATTGGCTGGATATGTCGGTGCAAAACCCTCAACATGGTGTTTGGGAATGTCAAAGGGCATACATGTGTGTAAATTATAGAAGCGGATTCAAAAATATAAGCGAAGCTACAGAGTGCATGCAATCCCGTATCTCGGTGCAAAGGCATCTGATGCAAAGCCGTTTACAACAGGCCCGCTGCGTATCGTTTATTTTCATGTCGTACAAAGATTCATCACGGCAATTGACATGTTCCTTtgtaactacctaggtacggagtactagtagcaGTAATAATCAGATGGTGGCATTGGACCAACGAGTCAGACAACGGACTAACGTGGCCCTGCGCCGGCTGGCAGTGGGATCATGTGATTCTCCATCCAGTTTTTCAGgctccgtgctccgtactttaagcttttattaacCTCCATGCAGaaggaggggggaggggaccGAATACGTACGTCGGAGGAAGCAAGACGCCGCTGGGCTGGGCAAGTCCACAACAGCATTGAGCGATTGTCAAACAGCAATTCGAGAAGTTGGTTATAAGAAaaaggattttttttataaaaaaaattaatcaaaaaagagaaaaaacaCAAGCCGTCTGTGGTGTTCTCCGTTTCATGACTACGTGGTGAATTGATAAAGCTGCACTGTACCTTGGAGGATCCAAAGAGACCTCGGTGCATCGCCACAAGAGCTGCAGTGTCTTGTGGCAGTGTTGAGCTCGAGGACGAACCATTGAACCGAGTACTAGCGCTGAAGTGCCACCAACCATGTGCACGCTGTTGGAGGGGCTAGAGGGGTCtgtttgcttcaatgtttgtaCATTCCGCACGAGAGGCTGCCTCGGTCAGCCGGGTATTGCAGCTCTGAGAGCGGGCACGAACGTTGAAGGATGGGGTTGGCTGAGAAGTGAAGCTTCCATTGATCTCGTCGACGCCCAGCACTCACAAGCCTTTAGTTGGCACCATATGTCGACGGTGCAAATGACTGGATGGCTTGCACCAGATCTCGAGTACTAGAGTACTAGGTGCCGACATGGGCCTACTAGGTTCCTAGTAAGTTACTTAAAGTTCTTACGTACTTTAGGTAACTCACATTCCCCACTTGAGCACCCGCCAGCACTCTGTACTTGGCACATGTACGGTGATCCATGGCCAGTCAAGTATTCCATAGCGCCCAGTTGCCCGTGGAGTTACCCAGGTGCCTTGGGTAAGTCCTAAAGTAGTAAGTTACGGGGTAGCGCCAGCCGACCAGCCTCGCGGCGGCACTCGTCAACCAGGCCTTCACACTGAAACCCTTGAAGCCCCAGGCCGACCGGACACTTTCCAGGTTTCCCGGCCGTTCTAGTGCACCTCCAAGCTGCTAGCCTGCAACACCTGGGACTGCCAGTCGGTATCGCAACAGACACAGCCTTACAGTCCCACCTTCACTTCTTTcatttctcctcctccctcctcccgcCCACgctcaccatcttcatcgccctcGCCTTCGACCCTGTCTCGACAACCGACTTGTTGCAGCCATCCGCATCTGGCGCCTCCGACTCCCCGTCCGTTGTGCCGGCCTTGTTTTGCTGCATCGTTTGTTCCCCTCTCGACTGTATAGAGCAAACCGTTGTTTCCTCTCCGTCTGGCTCGCAACCCCCCGGCCGTGATGTTCTGACAGGTTCCAACGCCTGCCAGAAACTGCCATTTCGCCCAAGTTGCGCATTATCACAATGCCATTCTGGCCCCAAGTTGATTCGACGAAGCGTCGTGTTCTCCGAAGGCTCTCGCGTCAAGATTTCGCACCCAGGCCCTGCCTCAACACCCTCATCAACACGCAATATTTTGCCCTGCTTGCTTTTCGCATCAGGCAACCCAACGGCCCACTGCCTCGGCGTTTTTATCACAGGCGCGCTCATCAATCTTGAGCCTCCCAAGGTTTTGAAGTACCCACAAAACCACCCGTCAACTTTGTTCTGTTACCGATTGTATAAAAGCGCCTTGCCTCGTCCGACATCATCGCCAAAATGTCGGGTCATCGTCCCATGAGCATCGACGCCATGCTTGACATGGAACGGCAGGAGGTGCTTGCGCTCTTGGAAAACAAGAATCTCAACGCTCCTACCTCCCCCAGCAGGATGCGCTCGTCCTCGCCGTATACTGCGGCCCCGCGATCGCCTGTTCGGAGCATGTTAGATATCGAGGAGGAACCCGAAGGCTCTTCGCATGGTGTCACAACGCAGGCTCCCGTGAGGAGCATGTTGGACATTGATGCACCAGTCATTACCACGCAGGCACCTGTGCGAAGTATGCTTGATATAGCCGTTCCATCGCCTCCTGGATCGGTCCATGGCAGAAGCTCCAGCCCTGCAACCCCCAATGAACCAATCTTCAAGACGCATTCCGCTTCATCCCAGGGCTCACATCACCCACGAAGCCCGTCAGATGCTGCATTCAAGCCTGCGGAATTTGGACCGCGAGCAGGACTCCGTGTCGACAAAACTTCCGAGTACCAGTTTTCAGGCATTCTTCCTCAATATTCCGGTCATGTTGGGTCCAAGAGACTATCTcagagcggcagcagcaaaaGATT from Metarhizium brunneum chromosome 2, complete sequence includes these protein-coding regions:
- the RSM7 gene encoding 37S ribosomal protein S7; this translates as MSPRTRLLGACRALAVCTRPVAQHGRESFRPATSVFRSFSTDANGHPTTSRDAARNENISSTLKVNASATNFGKQPTPPTPQTSQGPDNLHIDTLSDAALEQILYGGRPTTSETEGGLTAAQEEALYREGTIPTPAEAEAEALIARSQASEPAQLSIGQGGDIQNPGHKFGLPRKPYPEGFNLKQRYHPVLEQLTRLLMRDGKLSVAQRNVATVMNFLRTAPAPIYSPKFPLLPGTPPASHLPLNPVLYITIAIDSVAPLLKVRNIAGAGGGGRALELPVPLAVRQRRRMAVKWILDVIEKKPSKGSGKNQFPHRIAEEIIAVVEGRSSVWEKRKQVHKLGTAARANVSSKKLKVKKKM